In the genome of Terriglobales bacterium, the window CGGCGAGGCGGGCTCGGCTGCGCCCGGAACTTGCGGATGGGGATCGGGGTAGGAAACCACGCTTTTTCGTTCGGCCTAGGCCGCTTCTCGAATGTACACGAAGCCAGGGCTTTGCTCTAACAGTTGCTGCAATACAATCTATTCGATCCCAAGCCAAAGGCATGTTCCGAAAGGAGCAGAAAGATGGCTTGTCGAGGGGTATTCTTCGCTATCACGAGTGATGATGCTCAGCGTTTGATCACAGCCACGAGCGATGCGGCAGTCCTCACGATCGTCCAGGAAGAGATTGAGCAGGCATGGGACGAAGGGCATCTTCAGGAGACAGACAAGGCCTGGGATGCCATGCATCGCTGTCTCACGGACGGCACGCTCCGTCGGAATCAAGGCTTGTATCCCCTCGACCATTGCGTTTTGAATGGCCGGCAACTACACAAGGGTAGCGAATACATAGTCTCGTTTCTCGCACCCAACGAAGTTCGTGATGTGGCTCTTGCACTTCAGCCGATTTCCAAGGATTGGTTCCGCGAGAAATACTTCCGAATCGATCCCGAAGATTACGGAGTCCCGTTGGTACCCTTTAACGAAGACGACTTTGAATATACCTGGGCCTACTTTGAGGAGGTAAGAGAGTTCTACTCAAAGGCTGCCAAAGAAGGCAGGCACGTGATCTTCACCGTCGATCAATAGCTACGCGGCCTTCGCTGGCTTGCCGGTTGCTCTGTGCCAGCGCCTGCCCGGTGTGTGACTTCTTCACCCGCGCCACCTGCTCGGGAGTCCCTTGCGCCACAATGCGGCCGCCCTCCTCGCCGCCCTCCGGGCCCAGGTCGATCACCCAGTCCGCCGCCCGGATGACGTCCATGTGGTGCTCGATGATAATCACCG includes:
- a CDS encoding YfbM family protein, whose translation is MACRGVFFAITSDDAQRLITATSDAAVLTIVQEEIEQAWDEGHLQETDKAWDAMHRCLTDGTLRRNQGLYPLDHCVLNGRQLHKGSEYIVSFLAPNEVRDVALALQPISKDWFREKYFRIDPEDYGVPLVPFNEDDFEYTWAYFEEVREFYSKAAKEGRHVIFTVDQ